In Gossypium arboreum isolate Shixiya-1 chromosome 6, ASM2569848v2, whole genome shotgun sequence, the following are encoded in one genomic region:
- the LOC108486092 gene encoding uncharacterized protein LOC108486092: MKLKQLETLLGDLQQFTTPKVELEQYPTGPHIASRLLYTAENSFDDISNKVVADFGCGCGTLGAAAALLGAELVIGIDIDPQSLEIASMNAEDLELDIDFVQCDISNLGWRGQIVDTVVMNPPFGTRKKGIDMDFLFVALKVASQAVYSLHKTSTRDYIKRTSLRDLNASSAEVLCELRFDVPQLYKFHKKKEVDIAVDLWRFVPKRSQVKDN, encoded by the exons ATGAAGCTGAAACAACTAGAAACCCTCTTAGGCGATCTTCAACAATTCACTACCCCAAAG GTGGAGCTGGAACAGTACCCAACTGGACCTCATATCGCTTCTCGCTTGCTTTACACT gcTGAGAATTCATTTGATGATATTAGCAACAAAGTGGTAGCAGATTTTGGTTGTGGATGTGGCACTCTAGGTGCTGCTGCTGCTCTCTTGGGTGCTGA GCTGGTTATTGGCATTGATATTGATCCTCAATCTCTTGAAATAGCTTCAATGAATGCAGAAGATCTTGAG TTGGACATAGATTTTGTTCAATGTGACATCAGTAACCTAGGATGGAGAG GTCAAATTGTTGATACTGTTGTGATGAATCCTCCATTTGGAACTCGAAAGAAGGGTATTGACATGGATTTTCTATTTGTGGCATTGAAG GTAGCTTCTCAAGCTGTTTATTCCTTGCATAAGACCTCAACGAGAGAT TATATCAAAAGGACCTCCTTGAGGGACTTAAATGCTAGCAGCGCTGAGGTCTTGTGTGAG CTCCGTTTTGATGTTCCTCAACTATACAAGTTTCACAAGAAAAAGGAGGTAGATATTGCTGTAGATCTATGGCGATTTGTACCCAAAAGGAGTCAGGTAAAGGACAATTAG